In Chloracidobacterium sp., one genomic interval encodes:
- a CDS encoding ImmA/IrrE family metallo-endopeptidase — protein MITLLTKLKDLDIGWNEHPLDEDDFYRICERFGVCVDELPMRVGGFYFRIKGHDHIAINSTLPPVEKLFVMFHELGHFLFHAPGFDTMAKFHSVGGRSRAESEADLFAACALIPRPRLISLTPEELIADGADQDIIARRIEAFECFGI, from the coding sequence ATGATCACGCTCCTCACAAAGCTCAAAGATCTGGATATCGGCTGGAACGAACACCCGCTTGACGAAGACGATTTCTATCGGATATGTGAGCGGTTCGGGGTCTGTGTCGATGAACTGCCGATGCGCGTCGGCGGATTCTATTTCCGCATCAAAGGGCACGATCATATCGCGATCAACAGCACATTGCCGCCGGTCGAGAAACTTTTCGTGATGTTCCACGAACTTGGGCATTTCCTCTTCCACGCACCGGGATTTGACACTATGGCCAAGTTCCACAGCGTAGGCGGGCGATCACGTGCCGAGAGTGAGGCAGACCTCTTTGCCGCGTGTGCACTCATCCCGAGGCCGCGTTTGATCTCTTTGACGCCTGAGGAACTCATCGCCGATGGTGCCGATCAAGACATCATTGCGCGGCGGATCGAAGCATTCGAGTGCTTTGGTATCTGA
- the queA gene encoding tRNA preQ1(34) S-adenosylmethionine ribosyltransferase-isomerase QueA → MLISELDFTLPPELIAQQAAEPRDSSRMLVVDLDDQSFADKRFLDLPSLMRKDDLLVLNNTKVFPARLHGITSTGASVEVFLIDQNADGTWNVLAKPAKRLPFGKKITFDEHLHAEAAARSADGKVILRFFADGDLFEIIEQVGKTPLPPYIHREKAGLDSDRDRYQTIYASERGAVAAPTAGLHFTQRTFDELRACGVESAYITLHVGYGTFEPVRSATAEEHTVAPERFFIDERTAESINKAKKENRRIVAVGTTTTRALESSALAEGIVTSGEQTAGLAIKPGHRFRIVDALLTNFHLPKSSLLMLTSTFGGHTLVMSAYRHAVEQRYRFYSYGDCMLIV, encoded by the coding sequence ATGTTGATCTCGGAGCTGGACTTCACTTTGCCGCCGGAACTCATCGCTCAGCAGGCTGCGGAGCCTCGCGATTCGTCACGCATGCTTGTGGTTGACCTCGATGATCAGAGCTTTGCGGACAAGCGTTTTCTTGATTTGCCTTCGTTGATGAGAAAGGACGATCTGCTCGTGCTGAACAATACGAAGGTCTTTCCGGCACGGCTGCACGGCATCACATCGACCGGAGCGTCGGTCGAAGTTTTCCTGATCGATCAAAACGCCGACGGCACTTGGAACGTCCTTGCAAAACCCGCAAAACGGCTGCCTTTCGGCAAGAAGATAACGTTTGACGAGCACCTCCATGCGGAAGCGGCCGCACGATCGGCTGACGGGAAGGTAATATTGCGGTTCTTCGCGGACGGAGATCTTTTCGAGATCATCGAGCAGGTCGGAAAGACACCGTTGCCGCCGTATATTCACCGCGAAAAGGCAGGCCTCGACAGCGACCGCGACCGCTATCAGACCATTTACGCAAGCGAACGCGGAGCCGTCGCGGCACCGACCGCGGGACTTCACTTTACTCAGCGAACCTTTGACGAGCTGCGAGCCTGCGGCGTGGAGTCGGCTTACATAACCCTGCATGTAGGCTACGGTACCTTCGAACCCGTCAGGTCTGCGACGGCGGAGGAACACACGGTCGCACCGGAACGCTTCTTTATCGACGAAAGAACTGCCGAGTCCATTAACAAAGCAAAGAAAGAGAACAGGCGTATAGTCGCTGTCGGAACAACGACGACCAGAGCTCTCGAGTCATCGGCTCTCGCCGAAGGCATCGTTACTTCGGGCGAGCAAACGGCCGGCCTTGCTATTAAACCCGGACACCGGTTTCGTATCGTCGATGCTCTGCTGACCAATTTTCATCTTCCGAAAAGTTCCCTTTTGATGCTAACATCGACCTTTGGCGGGCATACTTTGGTGATGAGTGCCTATCGCCATGCTGTTGAGCAGCGGTATCGCTTTTACAGCTATGGCGACTGTATGCTGATCGTTTGA
- a CDS encoding PAS domain-containing protein, whose protein sequence is MQLSTSPKKGPRRSTGLPLADELGTDLKFISDLGRSLLSTVHPKKVANRVADAIVQGVAGAACVFAAELPNIGFISSSSTPPPSGHGDLLSRKRFEKWLSFLPPQVSYREADADEFFISDAEHTVEYVAPLLVDGDIRGLIAVGFSAAEDLTERRSRTIDAAAQVAALSLNLSAHFESALHNSIIEAREEHRKFTEVVLDSLPVSLYVVDRDYRIVTWNKHREIGEQGIPRETAIGRDVFNVLARYPQGRLRQEFERAFRTGEIERIEQQTVADDGSTRHWIVSKVPMRSAETGEVTHVITVGEDVTIRVEAMHAVARAEKLSAVGRLAAGVVHEINNPLATIAACAEALEERIKDGSFTDSDSAADLAEYLGLIKSEAFRCKAITNGLLDFSRVRAGERIATDLGEVLKAAANLIIHQKRGERIEFKVEVADDLPPVTADAGQIQQAVIALATNAIDAMPNGGTLELRVFPQDGRVVIEVSDTGIGIPPEDMPKIFEPFFTTKEVGRGTGLGLAVCYGIISDHGGRLNVRSKPRKGTTFSIYLPAAK, encoded by the coding sequence ATGCAACTCTCTACGTCGCCCAAAAAGGGGCCGCGTCGCTCGACCGGCCTGCCCTTGGCAGACGAACTAGGCACCGATCTTAAATTCATTTCCGATCTCGGCCGAAGTTTACTGTCAACGGTTCATCCGAAAAAGGTCGCAAACCGCGTTGCCGATGCCATTGTTCAAGGCGTCGCGGGAGCGGCTTGTGTGTTTGCGGCGGAACTGCCGAATATCGGCTTTATCAGTTCTTCTTCAACGCCGCCGCCAAGCGGACACGGCGATCTGCTGAGCAGAAAGCGATTCGAGAAGTGGCTCTCATTCCTGCCGCCGCAGGTAAGCTACCGCGAGGCGGATGCGGACGAATTTTTTATCAGCGATGCCGAACACACTGTGGAGTATGTGGCTCCGCTCCTTGTTGATGGCGACATACGCGGGCTGATAGCCGTCGGATTCTCAGCCGCCGAAGATCTGACCGAAAGGCGTTCTCGTACGATCGATGCAGCCGCCCAAGTCGCGGCTCTCAGCCTGAATTTATCCGCGCATTTCGAATCTGCGCTTCACAACTCGATCATAGAGGCACGCGAAGAGCATCGAAAATTCACCGAGGTCGTTCTCGATTCACTCCCTGTCTCGCTCTACGTCGTTGATCGCGACTACCGCATTGTAACGTGGAATAAGCACCGCGAGATCGGCGAACAGGGCATTCCGCGTGAGACGGCCATCGGCCGCGATGTGTTCAATGTGCTGGCGCGTTATCCTCAAGGGCGTTTGCGGCAAGAATTCGAGCGGGCCTTCCGTACAGGCGAGATCGAGAGGATCGAGCAGCAAACGGTCGCCGATGACGGCTCGACGCGGCACTGGATCGTGTCAAAGGTGCCGATGCGCAGTGCCGAGACGGGCGAGGTAACTCACGTTATTACCGTCGGTGAGGACGTTACCATTCGGGTCGAAGCGATGCACGCCGTGGCTCGTGCGGAGAAGCTTTCGGCGGTTGGCAGACTCGCCGCGGGAGTTGTGCACGAGATCAATAATCCTCTTGCGACGATAGCTGCATGTGCAGAGGCACTTGAGGAAAGGATAAAGGACGGCTCATTCACTGACTCCGATTCGGCTGCTGACCTGGCGGAATATCTCGGTTTGATAAAGAGCGAAGCTTTTCGCTGCAAGGCCATCACGAACGGCCTTCTCGACTTTAGCCGTGTGCGTGCCGGTGAACGTATCGCGACGGATCTTGGCGAGGTACTTAAAGCGGCCGCAAATCTGATCATTCACCAAAAGCGCGGTGAAAGGATCGAATTCAAGGTCGAGGTCGCAGACGATCTGCCGCCGGTTACGGCCGACGCCGGCCAGATACAGCAGGCAGTCATCGCATTGGCGACCAACGCGATCGATGCAATGCCGAACGGCGGAACGCTCGAACTGCGGGTATTCCCTCAGGATGGCCGCGTCGTTATTGAGGTAAGCGATACGGGTATCGGTATTCCGCCCGAAGATATGCCCAAGATCTTTGAGCCGTTCTTTACCACCAAGGAGGTCGGCCGCGGTACCGGGCTTGGCCTTGCGGTCTGCTACGGCATAATCTCGGATCACGGAGGCCGTCTCAACGTCCGCTCAAAGCCCCGTAAGGGCACAACCTTTTCAATCTATCTTCCCGCTGCAAAATAA
- a CDS encoding carboxypeptidase regulatory-like domain-containing protein translates to MYARPLLLAGTPALIAVLIALVAHGTSRSAHTSGISAPEVRRAAASGVSKRADSLTAGPLGERGRLTVRSSELITPHSGETQTKHDADASPARLFGAPMPTPSLIFDGISNYDNINAYGMVFLPPDMNGDVGPNHYVQVANALVKIFDKNGNTVSGPFRLSSLFSGLGTVCSTRDDGLPTVLYDPLADRWMLSQYCNAFPPFRQMIAVSKTGDPTGEYFVYEFVMPNIRINDFARFGVWPDGYYMSTEEFLGSDYAGQGMFAFEREKMLKGDPTASYIYFSRRSLSAERLGNILPSDLDGLRPPPAGAPNVFASYSATEYGEAADALRLFDLHADWADPFASTFTERPESPIAVAAFDPTSPPGRADIAQPPPGEMLDSNSDRLNSRLAYRNFGTSESLIVDQTVRMSPGGTYRAGVRIHELRRSGGNYTVNVDSTLGTADASRWIGSAAQDGHGNIAFGYSYGSENKKPAILYSGRLTGDPAGSFREEGSLAVGTGVQKAYGFRWGDWSSMSVDPSDDCTFWQTGEYFTQQSQDFSDFTWLTRIGRYKFDECTAAPRSWLTGTVLRADNGAPISGALIRADLYSRSSAADGNYGSMMMLPGSYSVAASAPGFRTRTVTMSIADGESRTLDFALEPIAVFSEPQLNISAESCGISNAPDPGEAVTIDLTLTNSGNAPVQNLVATLLAGGGVTLPGAAQAFGPMPVGGPAVTRPFTFTVSPTLVCGEMIEMTFHLQDGSNDLGSITVSMRTGTPKVAFTQNFDRTQQSTLPPRWTRSETHATEFETPGERNWHVSLARGTNGTRSAYARDIQYVGVNEMTSPVFLIGTPSAKLSFRNWYELETTFLRNRLYDGSVLEIKIGNSDWEDIIAAGGVFESGGYDGTIDTCCQNPLGGRPGWSGRSGIEQTSQFIDSVVRLPAAAAGQMVQLRWRLGTDIGTFREGQYIDDIAVTDGYVCGCTN, encoded by the coding sequence ATGTATGCACGACCTCTATTGCTTGCGGGAACACCGGCGCTGATCGCCGTCCTTATCGCTCTTGTCGCACATGGTACATCAAGATCCGCACACACAAGCGGCATCTCAGCCCCTGAAGTTCGCCGAGCCGCAGCATCGGGTGTATCAAAACGTGCGGATTCGCTTACAGCCGGGCCGCTCGGTGAACGCGGCAGGCTTACGGTAAGGTCTTCGGAACTCATAACTCCTCATTCCGGCGAAACGCAGACAAAGCACGATGCTGACGCCTCGCCGGCGCGTCTGTTTGGCGCGCCGATGCCTACGCCGTCGCTCATATTTGACGGCATCTCGAATTACGACAATATAAACGCTTACGGAATGGTATTCCTCCCGCCGGATATGAACGGTGATGTCGGGCCGAACCATTACGTCCAAGTCGCAAATGCCTTGGTTAAGATCTTTGATAAGAACGGCAATACCGTCAGCGGCCCGTTCCGCCTAAGCTCGCTTTTCAGCGGCCTCGGCACTGTCTGTTCGACGCGCGACGACGGCCTGCCGACCGTACTTTACGATCCGCTCGCGGACCGCTGGATGCTGAGCCAATACTGCAATGCGTTCCCGCCGTTCCGGCAAATGATCGCGGTGTCAAAGACAGGCGATCCGACGGGTGAATATTTTGTCTATGAGTTCGTGATGCCGAATATCCGCATTAACGACTTCGCACGGTTCGGCGTCTGGCCCGACGGCTACTACATGTCAACTGAGGAGTTCCTTGGCAGCGACTACGCGGGGCAAGGGATGTTCGCCTTCGAGCGTGAGAAGATGCTGAAAGGCGATCCGACGGCGTCATACATCTATTTCAGCCGTCGGTCGCTGTCCGCCGAACGCTTGGGCAACATTCTGCCCTCCGACCTCGACGGACTGCGGCCTCCGCCTGCCGGCGCACCGAACGTGTTTGCGAGCTATTCGGCAACTGAGTACGGCGAGGCGGCCGATGCTCTGCGGCTGTTCGATCTTCACGCTGATTGGGCGGATCCGTTCGCCTCAACCTTTACAGAACGTCCGGAAAGCCCGATCGCGGTCGCCGCCTTCGATCCGACAAGCCCGCCGGGCCGTGCCGATATCGCGCAGCCGCCGCCGGGAGAAATGCTCGATTCCAACAGCGACCGTCTCAACTCGCGGCTCGCCTACCGCAACTTCGGCACGAGCGAGTCACTTATCGTCGATCAAACGGTGCGTATGTCACCCGGAGGTACGTATCGTGCCGGTGTTCGCATTCACGAACTGCGGCGCAGCGGCGGCAACTACACCGTGAATGTTGACTCGACACTCGGTACAGCCGATGCGTCACGCTGGATCGGCAGTGCTGCGCAGGACGGCCACGGCAATATCGCATTCGGCTACAGCTACGGCTCCGAAAATAAGAAGCCCGCGATCCTTTATTCAGGACGCCTTACCGGCGACCCGGCCGGCTCTTTTCGTGAGGAAGGCTCACTTGCCGTCGGCACGGGAGTGCAAAAGGCATACGGTTTTCGCTGGGGCGATTGGTCGAGTATGTCAGTGGATCCTTCGGACGACTGCACTTTTTGGCAAACAGGCGAATACTTTACACAGCAGAGCCAAGATTTCAGCGATTTCACATGGTTGACACGAATAGGGCGCTACAAATTTGATGAATGTACTGCGGCGCCGCGCTCATGGCTTACAGGAACAGTTTTACGTGCAGACAACGGTGCTCCGATCTCAGGCGCCCTGATCAGGGCCGACCTATATTCACGCTCATCTGCCGCGGACGGCAATTACGGCTCCATGATGATGCTCCCGGGCAGCTATTCTGTGGCGGCGTCCGCTCCGGGATTTCGCACGCGTACCGTAACGATGTCGATAGCTGACGGCGAATCACGAACTCTGGACTTCGCATTGGAACCGATCGCTGTCTTTTCCGAACCGCAACTAAATATTTCGGCAGAGAGCTGCGGCATCAGCAACGCACCCGATCCGGGCGAGGCGGTTACGATCGACCTGACACTTACAAATTCGGGGAATGCACCGGTACAGAACCTCGTCGCAACACTGCTTGCGGGCGGAGGCGTTACACTTCCCGGTGCGGCACAGGCCTTCGGCCCGATGCCCGTCGGCGGCCCTGCTGTCACGCGTCCTTTTACGTTCACCGTTTCGCCGACGCTTGTGTGCGGCGAAATGATCGAGATGACATTTCACCTTCAGGACGGCTCGAACGACCTTGGCAGCATTACCGTCTCAATGCGCACCGGTACGCCGAAGGTCGCTTTCACACAGAATTTCGACCGCACCCAGCAGTCAACATTGCCGCCGCGTTGGACGCGAAGCGAGACTCACGCCACCGAATTCGAGACGCCGGGCGAGCGCAACTGGCATGTAAGCCTCGCCCGCGGAACCAACGGTACACGATCGGCCTACGCAAGGGACATACAATACGTCGGCGTCAATGAAATGACATCGCCCGTCTTTTTGATAGGCACGCCGTCGGCAAAGCTTTCTTTCAGGAATTGGTATGAGCTTGAGACCACGTTCTTGCGGAACCGCTTATACGACGGCTCGGTACTCGAGATCAAAATAGGAAATTCGGATTGGGAAGATATTATCGCGGCCGGCGGTGTATTCGAGAGCGGCGGCTACGACGGAACCATAGATACTTGCTGCCAGAATCCGCTTGGCGGACGACCTGGCTGGTCAGGCCGCAGCGGCATCGAGCAAACATCTCAATTCATCGACTCTGTTGTCAGGCTGCCTGCCGCCGCCGCGGGACAGATGGTCCAGCTTCGATGGCGGCTCGGCACCGATATCGGAACGTTTCGAGAAGGGCAGTATATTGACGATATCGCCGTTACTGACGGCTACGTTTGCGGCTGCACGAATTAA
- a CDS encoding LD-carboxypeptidase: MIKPKRLKKGDTVGIIAPASGATPEAFDKAVASMTTMGYKVKIGASARGRLGFLSAADAERLKDLHWAFSDPEINAVWCIRGGGGSPRLLERIDYRLIKNNPKIFIGFSDITALHIAISQATGLVTFHGPVASSEYSDFTRSNVLGVIAEPSAPFRVERSEFNNAKPSALYRGLEIVKGKARGRLTGGNLSLLSSLAGTPFALKGLKGKILFIEEIEEPPYRIDRMLTQLRQSLDLRSLAGIALGIFDDKNAENAKDASPVMDVLRDRLGDLGIPVFYGLSFGHIRDNMTIPYGIEAELDTSAATLTFLETAVQ; the protein is encoded by the coding sequence ATGATCAAACCAAAGCGCCTGAAAAAGGGTGATACCGTAGGGATCATCGCTCCCGCAAGCGGCGCGACCCCTGAGGCTTTTGACAAGGCTGTAGCGAGCATGACGACGATGGGCTATAAGGTCAAGATCGGTGCTTCGGCACGCGGCCGGCTTGGATTTCTGTCAGCCGCCGATGCAGAACGGCTCAAAGACCTGCATTGGGCCTTTTCCGACCCGGAGATCAACGCAGTGTGGTGTATCCGCGGCGGCGGCGGCTCCCCAAGGCTGCTTGAGCGGATCGACTACCGCCTCATCAAGAACAATCCAAAGATATTCATCGGTTTTTCGGATATTACTGCCCTGCATATCGCAATAAGCCAAGCGACGGGCCTTGTGACGTTCCACGGGCCGGTAGCATCATCAGAATACAGCGACTTCACACGCTCAAATGTGCTTGGCGTCATCGCCGAGCCGTCTGCCCCGTTTCGAGTCGAAAGATCGGAATTCAATAACGCAAAGCCGTCGGCCCTCTATCGCGGACTTGAGATCGTCAAGGGAAAAGCACGCGGCCGGCTCACCGGCGGCAATCTTTCTTTGCTATCATCGCTTGCGGGCACACCGTTCGCGCTGAAAGGTTTAAAGGGAAAGATCCTTTTTATCGAAGAGATCGAAGAACCGCCGTACCGCATCGACCGAATGCTGACGCAGCTTCGGCAGAGCCTCGATCTTCGCTCGCTTGCGGGGATCGCCCTCGGGATCTTTGACGACAAGAATGCTGAGAATGCAAAAGACGCCTCACCTGTTATGGACGTGCTCCGCGACCGCCTCGGCGACCTTGGCATACCGGTCTTTTACGGCCTCTCATTCGGCCATATCCGCGATAACATGACCATCCCATACGGCATCGAAGCCGAGCTTGATACATCTGCCGCGACACTCACATTTCTTGAAACCGCGGTGCAATGA
- a CDS encoding helix-turn-helix domain-containing protein, whose translation MPQHERNSAFIERLHLTFEHRSMAEVGRMLGVPHATIRNYYQEGRLPSAEVLIKIANTTNVSLNWLLTGRGDMYGGRVPPIGMDKFIERKIAEMIDVRLAGLIVPTGRSTNAFDLKAAVAESIAPEKIMQIWLEADGRKYPSDFGVAFFRGWEKFSSEEKIEALKDARRILDRVLSIED comes from the coding sequence ATGCCTCAACACGAACGTAACAGTGCTTTTATCGAACGGCTTCATCTGACGTTTGAGCATCGTTCGATGGCTGAGGTCGGACGAATGCTGGGCGTACCGCACGCAACCATTCGCAACTATTACCAAGAAGGCCGTCTGCCGTCGGCTGAGGTCCTGATAAAGATCGCCAATACAACGAATGTATCATTGAATTGGCTCTTGACCGGCCGCGGAGATATGTACGGTGGGCGTGTCCCGCCCATCGGCATGGACAAATTCATCGAGCGAAAGATCGCGGAAATGATCGATGTACGACTGGCGGGCCTGATCGTCCCGACCGGGCGAAGCACCAACGCATTTGATCTCAAAGCCGCCGTTGCCGAGAGCATTGCCCCGGAAAAGATCATGCAAATATGGCTCGAGGCCGATGGCCGGAAATATCCTTCAGACTTCGGCGTTGCCTTTTTCCGCGGATGGGAGAAATTCTCATCCGAAGAAAAGATCGAGGCATTAAAAGATGCAAGGCGTATCCTCGACCGAGTTCTTTCGATAGAAGACTGA
- a CDS encoding sigma-54-dependent Fis family transcriptional regulator → MARLLVVDDEKNLRLVVQKEMARQGHDVEVAEDGEAAWSLIQEHDFDLVLCDINMPRLDGMALLRRIMEQCQNPPEMIMLTGQATVETAIEAMKLGAYDYLTKPYRIGELGALVTAAFGKQQLKIDNQRLRAQIARSAQSLPDIVAESQQMKEVLRLIKRVAPSDTSVLITGESGVGKELVAQAIHRLSRRADKPFIDLNCAALQDTLLESELFGHEAGAFSGARTRKLGLFEIADGGTLFLDEVMEMPMQLQSKLLRALETRSFFRVGGLKKVDVDVRVIAATNREKEAAIADGVFRSDLMYRINSFEINVPPLRERCEDIEPLAKHLLRKLAGQNEPELSPATVEALLAFEWSGNVRQLRNCLERAVLLADHGVITPRELPPEIAFPAEKPLVQINYSVNGKAPAAEFQNASSANLRDVERQQILGALERTGWHRGKTADILGISPSTLYRRLREYGLDIR, encoded by the coding sequence ATGGCCCGTTTATTGGTAGTTGATGATGAAAAGAATCTAAGGCTTGTCGTCCAAAAGGAGATGGCACGCCAGGGGCACGATGTTGAGGTCGCGGAGGACGGTGAGGCGGCGTGGTCGCTGATACAAGAGCACGACTTCGACCTTGTTCTCTGTGACATAAATATGCCGCGGCTGGACGGCATGGCGCTTTTGCGCCGAATAATGGAGCAGTGCCAGAATCCGCCGGAAATGATAATGCTGACGGGGCAGGCTACTGTCGAGACCGCGATCGAGGCAATGAAACTCGGGGCATACGATTATCTGACAAAGCCCTATCGCATCGGCGAACTCGGCGCTTTGGTCACAGCCGCGTTCGGCAAACAGCAGCTAAAGATCGACAATCAAAGGCTTCGTGCTCAGATAGCACGATCGGCACAGTCGCTTCCCGATATCGTCGCCGAATCGCAGCAGATGAAAGAGGTTTTGCGGCTAATTAAACGCGTTGCTCCGTCGGACACGTCGGTTTTGATCACGGGCGAGTCCGGAGTCGGCAAAGAACTCGTTGCCCAAGCGATACACCGCCTGAGCCGGCGTGCCGACAAGCCGTTCATCGATCTGAACTGTGCTGCATTGCAGGACACTCTGCTGGAAAGCGAACTCTTCGGCCACGAAGCCGGTGCATTCTCGGGCGCGCGCACGCGAAAGCTCGGGCTATTCGAGATCGCCGACGGCGGAACATTGTTTCTTGATGAAGTGATGGAGATGCCGATGCAGCTGCAGTCAAAACTGCTGAGGGCCCTTGAGACACGATCGTTCTTTCGCGTCGGCGGCCTAAAGAAGGTTGATGTTGACGTGCGCGTGATCGCGGCTACCAATCGCGAGAAGGAAGCTGCGATAGCCGACGGTGTGTTCCGATCGGACCTGATGTACAGGATCAACAGTTTTGAAATTAACGTGCCGCCGCTGCGCGAACGCTGTGAGGATATCGAACCGCTTGCAAAGCACCTGCTTCGCAAACTTGCAGGCCAGAACGAGCCTGAACTCTCGCCGGCGACGGTCGAGGCCCTGCTTGCATTTGAATGGTCGGGCAATGTACGACAGCTGCGCAATTGTCTCGAAAGGGCCGTTCTGCTGGCGGATCACGGCGTGATCACGCCGCGTGAACTGCCGCCGGAGATAGCATTTCCGGCGGAAAAGCCTTTGGTGCAGATCAATTACAGTGTAAACGGCAAAGCGCCGGCGGCAGAGTTTCAGAACGCGTCATCCGCGAACCTGCGCGATGTCGAACGTCAACAGATACTCGGCGCACTCGAACGCACAGGCTGGCATCGCGGCAAGACGGCCGACATCCTCGGCATCTCCCCTTCGACACTTTATCGCCGCCTGCGCGAATACGGACTCGATATCCGATGA
- the rimI gene encoding ribosomal protein S18-alanine N-acetyltransferase: MAVLSTIRKLFHNDAYDASDPVLPAPTAEYSIRPLTPDDLAEVLTLNIRCFRNGDNYTKHTFEFLLSDARTLGYKMVADGSEMVGFAFIMENPNGAAHLTTIGVSPEHRRRGIAARMLQHVEMKARSRGLYTVVLEVRAGNLAAQDLYRRAGYSIVQRISKYYFNGEDGFLMMKGLN, encoded by the coding sequence ATGGCTGTACTCTCGACGATCCGTAAACTTTTTCATAACGATGCTTACGATGCATCCGACCCTGTTCTGCCGGCGCCGACTGCCGAATATTCGATCCGTCCGCTGACGCCGGACGACCTCGCAGAAGTGCTGACGCTAAACATTCGCTGCTTCCGCAATGGCGACAACTACACTAAACACACCTTCGAGTTCCTGCTGAGCGACGCGAGAACACTCGGCTACAAGATGGTCGCGGATGGTTCGGAAATGGTCGGCTTCGCATTCATTATGGAGAACCCGAACGGTGCAGCACACCTGACAACGATCGGCGTTTCACCCGAGCACAGACGCCGTGGTATCGCCGCCCGTATGCTGCAGCACGTAGAGATGAAGGCACGTTCCCGCGGCCTTTATACCGTCGTGCTTGAAGTAAGGGCCGGAAATCTCGCCGCTCAAGACCTTTATCGCCGCGCAGGTTACTCGATCGTTCAGCGGATCAGCAAGTATTATTTTAACGGTGAGGACGGCTTCCTCATGATGAAGGGTCTGAATTAG
- the rsmG gene encoding 16S rRNA (guanine(527)-N(7))-methyltransferase RsmG, with protein sequence MASELETALRSRQTAFGICLSDDQIAALDAYYNLLSEHNPLLHLVAACPPEEFASRHILESLTLLPHRPQNSNIADVGSGGGLPSLPCVLVRKDLRAALIESKEKKAAFLQRAVDELGLTDRVTVINRQFSETTAEGFGAVTCRALDKFTEKLPALVKWAKGRRMLLFGGKTLAEALTGQGMPFESRLMPLSDRRFLFITQRRPRKDAAHRISSPYSRRRR encoded by the coding sequence ATGGCATCGGAATTGGAAACGGCTCTACGGTCCCGGCAAACAGCGTTCGGCATATGCCTCTCGGACGATCAGATCGCGGCGCTCGATGCGTATTACAATCTGTTGTCCGAGCACAATCCGCTGCTGCACCTCGTCGCAGCCTGCCCGCCGGAGGAATTCGCATCACGACACATTCTCGAATCGCTTACTCTTTTGCCTCACCGGCCGCAAAACTCCAACATAGCTGATGTAGGCTCCGGCGGCGGACTGCCGTCGCTTCCCTGTGTACTCGTGCGGAAAGACCTACGCGCGGCCTTGATCGAATCAAAAGAAAAAAAGGCGGCCTTTCTGCAGAGAGCCGTCGATGAACTCGGCCTCACGGACCGCGTGACCGTGATCAACCGTCAGTTCAGCGAAACGACCGCCGAAGGCTTCGGCGCCGTTACTTGCCGTGCACTCGATAAATTCACCGAGAAGCTGCCTGCACTTGTGAAATGGGCAAAGGGGCGGCGAATGCTCCTGTTCGGCGGCAAGACCCTTGCCGAAGCCCTTACAGGCCAAGGAATGCCTTTTGAAAGCCGGTTGATGCCTCTTAGCGACCGAAGGTTCCTATTCATAACGCAGCGTCGGCCTCGCAAAGATGCTGCTCATCGGATATCGAGTCCGTATTCGCGCAGGCGGCGATAA